The Streptomyces uncialis genomic interval GCCATCTGCCGGTTCTTCGGGTCGGTGCCGGTCGGGATTCTCCGTCCTCGATCCGACACGCTCGGTAAGACGTCCATCGGAGCTACTGAAGAGCATCGGAGTCTGCGGGCAGAGATTCCCGCCCACCCCCTCCCGCAGCCCCGCGACTGCGCGAGGAGGAGGGTGAACAACAACAGCAAGGGGCTGAGGCGCCCCCGAAGGGGCGCGGGGAACTGCGCGAAAGACGAGGGCGGACCCGCACCCGAAGAGCGACCGCAAGGGGGCAGCATCCAGGGGCGCGGGGAACTGCGCACCCCACGAGCGACGGCACGGGGACAAGTACGTCCACCCGGACGAACCTTGGAAGCCCAAGCGAAGGCGGCCCCGCGGGGGAACTGCGCACCCCACGAGCGACCTGTGCGGGGGCAAGTACGCCCGGCACAGGAAACCTCGGAGGCGCGAGCGAAGGCGACCCGCTACTTCGAAGGAGTGCGGTGGAAGGCGTGGAGGAGGTCCGAGAACCGCCAGTGGTGGTGGGGCCGCTGCTCGGGCGGCGGCGCGGCGTCACCCCCGGCCTCCTTGGGCGGCTTCACCGGCGGCCGCAGCAACCGCTGCACGGACGACACCTGCCCGGCCCGCATGATCCGCACCACATGCCCCCCGCACCGAAGGCACGTGGGCCTGCTCAGCGGCGACGGAACCCGCTGCCCGTCCGCCAGGTACGTGACGTACGCGTGCTCCTCCCCGTCCACATGGTGCTCGATCTCGTACGACTGCTCCCAGCCGTGCCCGCACCGCATGCACGCGAACGAGTACGACTCATGAACGACGGCGGTCGCCGATGCGCGGTGGCCGGTCCCGGTGATCTCACTCATGCCAGCTCCTCTTGCCCTGCGGGACAAGCGCCGCCGGAGGCGCCGAATGCGACCTCGGCGGCGGCAGGGGGACGATGCGTCCTCCTCACCCCAGTGGACGCCTCCGCCCGCGCCGACGCATCAAGCCTGTCGAGTGTTGGCGGCGATTTGGGGAAGTGCTGCCCGAAGCGGCCGGAGCACGGGTGCGGCTTTACCTTCCACGGTAGTCCTTTACCCGTCGTTGGTGCTCATCGAGCCGCGTTCTTTGCCGCCACGACCGCGTCGAACACCGCACGCTTGGGAACGCCCGCCTCCGCGGCGACCGCCGCGATCGCCTCCTTGCGCCGCTCGCCCGCCTCCTCCCGGACCTGGACCCTGCGCACCAGCTCCGCCGGGTCCAGCTCCGCGGCCCGCTCGGGCGCGCCCTCGACGACGACGGTGATCTCCCCGCGCACCCCCTCCGCGGCCCACGCCGCGAGGTCCGCGAGGGGGCCCCGCTTGATCTCCTCGTACGTCTTGGTCAGCTCGCGGCACACCGCGGCCCGGCGGTCCGCGCCGAAGACCTCCGCCATCGCCGTGAGGGTGTCCGCGAGGCGGTGCGGGGACTCGAAGTACACCAGGGTGCGGCGTTCCTCGGCGACGTCCCGCAGCCGGGACAGCCGCTCGCCCTGCTTGCGGGGCGGGAAACCCTCGAAGCAGAAGCGGTCCACCGGCAGCCCCGACAGGGCGAGGGCCGTCAGCACGGCGGACGGGCCGGGCACGGCGGTGACCCGGATGCCGTGCTCCACCGCGGCGGCGACCAGCCGGTAGCCCGGGTCGGAGACCGACGGCATGCCCGCGTCCGTCACCAGCAGGACCCGGGAGCCGCCCGTGAGCGCCTCCACGAGTTCCTTGGTGCGCGCGGACTCGTTGCCCTCGAAGTACGACACGACCCGCGCCGTCACGGGGGTGTCCAGGCCCTGCGCCAGTCTGCGCAGCCGCCGGGTGTCCTCCGCGGCGATCAGGTCCGCCGCGCGCAGCTCCGCCGCGAGGCGCGGCGGGGCGTCCGCGAGGTCCCCGATAGGGGTTCCGGCCAGTACGAGAGTCCCACCCACATCTGTCACGGTTCCATCCTCCCAGGGCGCGGCGGACCGTGTCGCCGAGGGCGGCGGGCAGCCCCGGGAGGGGGCCGCGCGGGTGTCCGGGGCCCGTACCGTACGGCGCCCGCGGGGGCGGGTGCGGGCACGTTCCCCAGGTCCGTTCCCTACGATGGCGCGGTGACGAGTACCGCGTCCTCGACGGACACCCGGCAGGACCAGCCCGCCGCACAGCACCCTCCGGCGTGGCGGCACCGCCTGCGCCGGTTCGGCTGGACGCCCCGCCCCGGAGCGGACGTCCGGACCCGGCTGGTGCCGCCGTACGCGGAGCCGAGCCCCCGGCTGGCGGTGGTCCTCGGACTGCCCGCGTCCGCCATGGACCGGCTGACCCGCTGGTCCGCCTGGCTGGGCCCGCTGGTGGTGGCGCTGTTCGCGGGAGTGCTGCGGTTCTGGCAGCTCGGCAGCCCGAAGGCGGTGATATTCGACGAGACGTACTACGCCAAGGACGCCTGGGCGCTCCTCCAGCGCGGCTACGAGCTGGAGTGGCCCAAGGACATCAACGACGACGTCCTGCGGGAGGGCTCGGCGATCGCCCTGCCGGAGGCCGCGTCGTACGTGGTGCATCCCCCGGTGGGCAAGTACCTCATCGGTCTCGGCGAGTGGATGTTCGGCTTCACGCCGTTCGGCTGGCGGTTCGTGACCGCGGTGCTGGGCACCCTGTCGGTGCTGATGCTGTGCCGGATCGGGCGGCGGCTGTTCCGCTCGACGTTCCTGGGCTGTCTCGCGGGCGCGCTGCTGGCGATCGACGGTCTGCACTTCGTGATGAGCCGCACCGCGCTGCTCGACCTGATCGTCATGTTCTTCGTGCTGGCCGCGTTCGGCTGTCTGCTGATCGACCGGGACCGGGCACGGGCCCGGCTGGCCGCCGCGCTGCCGGCCGGTCCGGACGGGGTGCCGCGTCCCGACGCGTCGATCGCGGACACACTGCGGCTCGGCTGGCGGCCCTGGCGGATCGCGGCCGGGGTGAGCCTCGGGCTGGCGTCGGCGACGAAGTGGAACGGCCTGTACTTCCTTGCGGCGTTCGCGCTGATGGCGGTCCTGTGGGACGTGGGCGCGCGCCGGGTCGCGGGGGCCCGGCTGCCGTATCTGTCGGTCCTGAAGCGGGATGTGTTCCCGGCGTTCCTGGCGACCGTGCCGGTGGCCCTCGTCACCTACGTCCTGACCTGGACGGGCTGGATCCTCTCGCCGTCGAACGGGAAGGGC includes:
- a CDS encoding dolichyl-phosphate-mannose--protein mannosyltransferase; the encoded protein is MTSTASSTDTRQDQPAAQHPPAWRHRLRRFGWTPRPGADVRTRLVPPYAEPSPRLAVVLGLPASAMDRLTRWSAWLGPLVVALFAGVLRFWQLGSPKAVIFDETYYAKDAWALLQRGYELEWPKDINDDVLREGSAIALPEAASYVVHPPVGKYLIGLGEWMFGFTPFGWRFVTAVLGTLSVLMLCRIGRRLFRSTFLGCLAGALLAIDGLHFVMSRTALLDLIVMFFVLAAFGCLLIDRDRARARLAAALPAGPDGVPRPDASIADTLRLGWRPWRIAAGVSLGLASATKWNGLYFLAAFALMAVLWDVGARRVAGARLPYLSVLKRDVFPAFLATVPVALVTYVLTWTGWILSPSNGKGGYFRDWAATSGQGGSWTWLPDWLRSMWHYEAVVLNFHKGLSSPHQYESNPWSWLVAGRPVSYFYESPAPGKDGCPADTVDKCAREVLALGTPLLWWAACFAILYALWRWLLRRDWRAGAVLCGIAAGYLPWFLYQERTIFYFYAVVFVPFLCLAVAMLVGALLGPKGSSELRRTVGAAGAGVLILLIAWNFVYFWPIYTGQAIPIDSWRARMWLDTWI
- the rsmI gene encoding 16S rRNA (cytidine(1402)-2'-O)-methyltransferase, translating into MGGTLVLAGTPIGDLADAPPRLAAELRAADLIAAEDTRRLRRLAQGLDTPVTARVVSYFEGNESARTKELVEALTGGSRVLLVTDAGMPSVSDPGYRLVAAAVEHGIRVTAVPGPSAVLTALALSGLPVDRFCFEGFPPRKQGERLSRLRDVAEERRTLVYFESPHRLADTLTAMAEVFGADRRAAVCRELTKTYEEIKRGPLADLAAWAAEGVRGEITVVVEGAPERAAELDPAELVRRVQVREEAGERRKEAIAAVAAEAGVPKRAVFDAVVAAKNAAR